Proteins encoded in a region of the Falco rusticolus isolate bFalRus1 chromosome 10, bFalRus1.pri, whole genome shotgun sequence genome:
- the LOC119154909 gene encoding cytosolic 5'-nucleotidase 1A-like isoform X1, which yields MADPESTVINTDVKQKDPSKALVIAVTTRAIFNLEEEHRLYLEKGKEEYARHQQANQDKPLPPGTAFTFIQAVQYVNKMILESNPAEDELFDILVLSNNSPESGVRIINSAKHYGLEISKFCFVSDKDSTRYLKSHGVKLFLSADRADVCNALRRGVSAALVFQQEVQTPSNPLRVVFDGDAVLFSDETDQVFQEQGLERAVEYERAMEAVPMGEGPLKAFAMHLGKMRKKFSQEKSPIRTYLVTARSGRDMGIRAIKTLREWGLAIDEAFFMDGAPKGPILAQIQPHIFFDDRLYNIQGAQNVGVPSAWVPSCC from the exons ATGGCAGACCCTGAAAGCACGGTCATAAACACCGATGTGAAACAG AAAGACCCCAGCAAGGCACTGGTCATTGCGGTGACCACCAGAGCCATCTTCAACCTGGAGGAGGAGCACAGGCTCTACCTGGAGAAGGGCAAGGAGGAGTATGCAAGGCACCAGCAGGCTAACCAGGACAAGCCCCTGCCCCCGGGCACGGCCTTCACCTTCATCCAG GCAGTGCAGTACGTGAACAAGATGATCCTGGAGAGCAACCCAGCAGAGGACGAGCTCTTCGACATCCTGGTGCTCTCCAACAACAGCCCAGAGAGCGGTGTGCGCATCATCAACAGCGCCAAGCACTACG GACTGGAGATCTCCAAGTTCTGTTTCGTCAGCGACAAGGACTCCACACGGTACCTGAAGTCCCACGGGGTCAAGCTCTTCCTCTCAGCTGACAGGGCAGATGTCTGCAATGCCCTCCGCAGAG GGGTCTCGGCAGCACTCGTCTTCCAGCAGGAGGTACAGACCCCCAGCAACCCGCTCCGCGTGGTGTTCGACGGGGATGCCGTGCTCTTCTCTGATGAGACGGACCAGGTCTTCCAGGAACAGGGGCTGGAGAGGGCGGTGGAGTACGAGCGGGCAATGGAGGCTGTGCCCATGGGAGAG GGGCCCCTGAAGGCTTTTGCCATGCACCTTGGGAAGATGCGCAAGAAGTTCAGCCAGGAAAAATCCCCCATACGCACCTACCTGGTGACCGCCCGCAGTGGCCGGGACATGGGCATCCGAGCCATCAAGACACTCCGGGAATGGGGTCTGGCCATCGACGAGGCTTTCTTCATGGACGGGGCTCCCAAGGGCCCCATCCTCGCCCAGATCCAACCTCACATTTTCTTTGACGACAGGCTTTACAACATCCAGGGGGCTCAAAATGTGGGTGTACCCTCTGCCTGggtcccctcctgctgctga
- the LOC119154909 gene encoding cytosolic 5'-nucleotidase 1A-like isoform X2 encodes MADPESTVINTDVKQKDPSKALVIAVTTRAIFNLEEEHRLYLEKGKEEYARHQQANQDKPLPPGTAFTFIQAVQYVNKMILESNPAEDELFDILVLSNNSPESGVRIINSAKHYGVSAALVFQQEVQTPSNPLRVVFDGDAVLFSDETDQVFQEQGLERAVEYERAMEAVPMGEGPLKAFAMHLGKMRKKFSQEKSPIRTYLVTARSGRDMGIRAIKTLREWGLAIDEAFFMDGAPKGPILAQIQPHIFFDDRLYNIQGAQNVGVPSAWVPSCC; translated from the exons ATGGCAGACCCTGAAAGCACGGTCATAAACACCGATGTGAAACAG AAAGACCCCAGCAAGGCACTGGTCATTGCGGTGACCACCAGAGCCATCTTCAACCTGGAGGAGGAGCACAGGCTCTACCTGGAGAAGGGCAAGGAGGAGTATGCAAGGCACCAGCAGGCTAACCAGGACAAGCCCCTGCCCCCGGGCACGGCCTTCACCTTCATCCAG GCAGTGCAGTACGTGAACAAGATGATCCTGGAGAGCAACCCAGCAGAGGACGAGCTCTTCGACATCCTGGTGCTCTCCAACAACAGCCCAGAGAGCGGTGTGCGCATCATCAACAGCGCCAAGCACTACG GGGTCTCGGCAGCACTCGTCTTCCAGCAGGAGGTACAGACCCCCAGCAACCCGCTCCGCGTGGTGTTCGACGGGGATGCCGTGCTCTTCTCTGATGAGACGGACCAGGTCTTCCAGGAACAGGGGCTGGAGAGGGCGGTGGAGTACGAGCGGGCAATGGAGGCTGTGCCCATGGGAGAG GGGCCCCTGAAGGCTTTTGCCATGCACCTTGGGAAGATGCGCAAGAAGTTCAGCCAGGAAAAATCCCCCATACGCACCTACCTGGTGACCGCCCGCAGTGGCCGGGACATGGGCATCCGAGCCATCAAGACACTCCGGGAATGGGGTCTGGCCATCGACGAGGCTTTCTTCATGGACGGGGCTCCCAAGGGCCCCATCCTCGCCCAGATCCAACCTCACATTTTCTTTGACGACAGGCTTTACAACATCCAGGGGGCTCAAAATGTGGGTGTACCCTCTGCCTGggtcccctcctgctgctga
- the CTSD gene encoding cathepsin D produces MALRGRRLLLLLLLLALAGPCAALIRIPLTKFPSMRRVLSEVGSEIPDMNALTQLLKFKLGFADVDEPTPEILKNYMDAQYYGEIGIGTPPQKFTVVFDTGSSNLWVPSVHCHLLDIACLLHHKYDASKSSTYVENGTEFAIHYGTGSLSGYLSQDTVTLGNLKIKNQIFGEAVKQPGITFIAAKFDGILGMAFPKISVDKVTPFFDNIMQQKLIEKNIFSFYLNRDPTAQPGGELLLGGTDPKYYSGDFSWVNVTRKAYWQVHMDAVDVANGLTLCKGGCEAIVDTGTSLITGPTKEVKELQTAIGAKPLIKGQYVIPCDKVSSLPVVTLTLGGKPYQLTGEQYVFKVSVQGETICLSGFSGLDIPPPGGPLWILGDVFIGPYYTVFDRDNDSVGFAKCV; encoded by the exons ATGGCGCTCCgcggccgccgcctcctcctcctcctcctgctgctggccctggcgGGGCCCTGCGCGGCCCTTATCCG GATCCCCCTGACCAAGTTCCCCTCCATGCGGCGGGTCCTGAGCGAGGTGGGCAGCGAGATCCCGGACATGAACGCCCTCACCCAGCTCCTCAAGTTCAAGCTGGGCTTTGCCGACGTGGATGAGCCCACTCCGGAGATCCTGAAGAACTACATGGAT GCCCAGTATTATGGTGAGATTGGTATCGGAACTCCCCCACAGAAGTTCACTGTGGTCTTTGACACTGGCTCCTCCAACCTCTGGGTGCCATCTGTGCATTGTCACCTGCTAGACATCGCCTGCT tgctgcaccaCAAGTACGATGCCTCTAAGTCTAGCACCTACGTGGAGAACGGCACAGAGTTTGCCATCCACTACGGGACAGGCAGCCTTTCTGGGTACCTCAGCCAGGACACCGTCACG CTCGGTAACTTGAAAATCAAGAACCAGATCTTCGGGGAGGCCGTGAAGCAGCCAGGCATCACATTCATCGCTGCCAAATTCGACGGCATCCTGGGCATGGCATTCCCGAAGATCTCAGTGGACAAGGTCACCCCTTTCTTCGATAACATCATGCAACAGAAGCTGATTGAGAAAAACATCTTCTCTTTCTACCTGAACAG agaccccactgctcagcctggtggtGAGCTGCTTTTGGGAGGGACCGACCCCAAGTATTACAGCGGTGACTTCAGCTGGGTCAACGTCACACGCAAGGCGTACTGGCAGGTCCACATGGATGC GGTGGATGTTGCGAATGGGCTGACTCTGTGCAAAGGGGGCTGCGAGGCTATTGTGGACACAGGAACCTCACTCATCACCGGCCCCACCAAGGAGGTGAAGGAGCTGCAGACAGCCATCGGCGCAAAACCACTCATCAAAGGCCAg TACGTGATCCCCTGTGATAAGGTGTCATCTCTGCCTGTCGTCACGCTAACGCTAGGAGGGAAGCCCTACCAGCTCACCGGCGAGCAGTATGTCTTCAAG GTTTCTGTACAAGGAGAGACCATCTGCCTGAGCGGCTTTTCAGGCCTGGACATCCCACCCCCCGGGGGCCCACTCTGGATCCTGGGAGATGTCTTCATCGGTCCCTACTACACCGTCTTTGACCGTGATAATGACTCTGTTGGCTTTGCCAAATGTGTCTAA